A portion of the bacterium genome contains these proteins:
- a CDS encoding TetR family transcriptional regulator, translating to MRRARHSEQKLERRSCILEAALALFVETSFQAITMAQVAERAGVAKGTLYLYFTSKEAVFLAILQEQLLPAYFDGVERALGALSPPTGPHSLARLICEPFRERPEIARLLGILPGILEQNLSLEAAISFKRFLLARTAQAGATLERTLPVLAPGDGLRLILRSHALIIGLQQLADPSPLVRTAYEAPGLDVFKLDFTQELEATLGMLFAGHALVTGESNESHQPQG from the coding sequence ATGCGTCGCGCCCGCCACAGCGAACAGAAGCTCGAACGACGTTCGTGCATCCTCGAAGCCGCGCTCGCCCTGTTCGTCGAGACATCCTTCCAGGCCATCACCATGGCCCAGGTCGCCGAGCGGGCTGGCGTCGCCAAGGGCACGCTCTACCTCTACTTCACGAGCAAGGAGGCTGTCTTCCTCGCGATCCTGCAGGAGCAGCTCTTGCCCGCCTACTTCGACGGGGTCGAGCGCGCCCTTGGCGCGCTCAGCCCGCCCACGGGGCCGCACAGCCTCGCGCGCCTCATCTGCGAGCCGTTCCGCGAACGACCCGAGATCGCGCGCCTGCTCGGCATCCTGCCGGGGATTCTCGAACAGAACCTCTCGCTCGAAGCGGCGATTTCCTTCAAGCGTTTTCTGCTCGCGCGCACCGCGCAGGCAGGCGCCACCCTCGAGCGAACGCTCCCCGTGCTCGCACCCGGGGATGGCCTGCGGCTCATCCTCCGCAGCCACGCCTTGATCATCGGCCTCCAGCAACTCGCGGACCCCAGCCCCCTCGTTCGCACCGCCTACGAGGCCCCCGGCCTCGACGTGTTCAAGCTGGATTTCACCCAGGAGCTCGAAGCCACCCTCGGCATGCTCTTCGCCGGGCACGCCCTCGTGACAGGAGAATCCAATGAATCTCACCAGCCTCAAGGGTAG
- a CDS encoding cation transporter, which translates to MRSLKVSGMTCNNCVKHVTHALEAVPGVTAATVELESGVARIEGDASLEALVAAVREEGYDAAAV; encoded by the coding sequence ATGCGTTCGCTCAAGGTCTCGGGGATGACCTGCAACAACTGCGTCAAGCACGTCACCCACGCCCTCGAAGCGGTCCCGGGGGTCACCGCGGCCACGGTCGAGCTCGAATCGGGCGTCGCCCGGATCGAGGGCGACGCGAGCCTCGAGGCGCTCGTTGCGGCGGTGCGCGAAGAAGGCTATGACGCCGCCGCAGTATAA
- a CDS encoding acyl-CoA thioesterase, with product MSLSREVKTSLRVRYAETDAQQVAYHANYIVWFEVARGDYLRAIGLDYNAMEASGAFVVVAELSAKYLAPVRYDDELTIVSRIAELRSRSFRFVYRIYKGDRLVTEGWTAHVVVNREGRPIQLPADLRERIQGEASFRGDAIISPQA from the coding sequence ATGAGCCTGTCGCGCGAAGTCAAGACGTCGCTGCGCGTTCGCTACGCCGAGACCGACGCCCAGCAGGTCGCCTATCACGCCAACTACATCGTCTGGTTCGAGGTGGCGCGTGGCGATTACCTGCGGGCCATCGGCCTCGACTACAACGCCATGGAAGCCTCGGGGGCCTTCGTGGTGGTCGCCGAGCTCTCGGCCAAGTACCTGGCGCCGGTCCGCTACGACGACGAGCTGACGATCGTCAGCCGGATCGCCGAGTTGCGCAGCCGGTCCTTCCGCTTCGTCTACCGGATCTACAAGGGCGATCGCCTCGTCACCGAGGGCTGGACGGCGCACGTGGTGGTCAACCGGGAGGGGCGCCCCATCCAGCTCCCTGCCGATCTGCGCGAGCGGATTCAGGGCGAGGCTTCGTTTCGGGGCGATGCGATCATCAGCCCGCAGGCCTGA
- a CDS encoding aldehyde dehydrogenase produces MDAQRAFFRSGKPHEPEFRMESLRRLQGALQRHEKALLDALRADLGKSEAEGYLTEVGFVLQEVRHTLKHLPRWVRPRRVPTPLVFQPARQRLYYEPLGATLIMAPWNYPVGLTLSPLVGAIAAGNTVVLKPSELAPASSRAIAELVRDAFDPAHVSVVEGGKEVSQALLAETWDHIFFTGGTGIGRIVAKAAAEHLTKVTLELGGKSPAIVTAQARLDVAARRIAWGKFTNAGQTCVAPDYLLVEARVYAPFLAELKAAIRAMYGENPATSPDYGRIINGAHFERLKGLITPEALILGGEHDAQARYIAPTLLGDVPATHPAMQDEIFGPILPVLKVPDLEAAIARISEHPNPLALYVFSEDRREQQRVIARVPFGGGCVNHTIVHLADPNLPFGGRNQSGLGAYHGEHSFEVFSHRKAVHEAATWLDPTLKYPPYARQLPLLRKLLR; encoded by the coding sequence ATGGACGCCCAGCGCGCCTTCTTCCGGAGCGGCAAGCCGCACGAGCCGGAATTTCGCATGGAGAGCTTGCGCCGGCTGCAAGGCGCCCTCCAGCGCCACGAAAAGGCGCTCCTCGACGCGCTGCGCGCGGACCTCGGCAAGTCCGAAGCCGAGGGCTACCTGACCGAGGTGGGCTTCGTCCTGCAAGAGGTCCGGCATACCCTCAAGCACCTGCCCCGCTGGGTCCGCCCCCGCCGGGTGCCGACGCCCCTCGTGTTCCAACCGGCCAGGCAGCGTCTTTACTATGAGCCCCTGGGCGCGACGCTCATCATGGCCCCCTGGAACTACCCGGTCGGCCTCACCCTCTCGCCGCTGGTCGGTGCGATCGCCGCGGGCAACACCGTCGTCCTGAAGCCCTCGGAGCTCGCGCCGGCCTCCTCGCGGGCGATCGCCGAGCTGGTGCGCGACGCCTTCGACCCCGCGCACGTGTCAGTCGTGGAAGGCGGCAAGGAAGTCTCCCAGGCCCTCTTGGCCGAGACCTGGGACCACATCTTCTTCACGGGGGGCACGGGCATCGGCCGGATCGTGGCCAAGGCCGCAGCCGAGCACCTCACCAAGGTGACCCTCGAGCTGGGCGGCAAGAGCCCTGCGATCGTCACGGCTCAGGCCCGCCTCGACGTGGCGGCCCGCCGCATCGCCTGGGGCAAGTTCACCAACGCGGGCCAGACCTGCGTGGCTCCTGACTACCTGCTCGTCGAAGCGCGCGTCTACGCGCCCTTCCTCGCCGAACTCAAGGCGGCCATCCGCGCCATGTACGGCGAGAATCCCGCCACGAGCCCCGACTACGGGCGCATCATCAACGGGGCGCACTTCGAGCGCCTGAAGGGCCTCATCACCCCGGAGGCGCTCATCCTGGGCGGGGAGCACGACGCCCAAGCGCGCTACATCGCTCCGACCCTCCTCGGCGACGTGCCTGCGACGCACCCGGCCATGCAGGACGAAATCTTCGGGCCCATCCTGCCGGTGCTCAAGGTTCCGGACCTGGAGGCTGCGATCGCGCGGATCTCCGAGCACCCCAACCCGCTCGCGCTCTACGTGTTCTCAGAGGATCGCCGCGAGCAGCAGCGGGTGATCGCGAGGGTGCCCTTCGGGGGCGGCTGCGTCAACCACACCATCGTTCACCTGGCGGATCCGAACCTGCCGTTCGGTGGGCGCAATCAGAGCGGACTCGGGGCCTACCACGGGGAGCACTCGTTCGAGGTGTTCTCCCACCGCAAGGCCGTCCACGAGGCGGCGACCTGGCTCGACCCGACCCTCAAGTACCCGCCCTATGCGCGCCAGCTGCCCCTGTTGCGCAAGCTGCTCCGCTAG
- the mnmA gene encoding tRNA 2-thiouridine(34) synthase MnmA, which produces MAKKVAIGLSGGVDSAVAAYLLQQAGHELVGVTSLNYAESRCCDARSVFEAKRVAEFLGFPYHTIDLILPFKQRVVDAFTEGYQAGLTPNPCTICNAEVRFEELFDEAEWRFEAEAIATGHYARVRYSEEHGRHQLLRGVDASKDQSYMLYRLDQRQLARAIFPLGELHKTETRAIAEKIGLEVAKKADSQDVCFVMGDTLGFIKREIGDRLSPGPIVDTEGKRLGTHEGIAYYTVGQRKGLGITSAQPMYVVRLEPATNTVVVGPREAVLVDSLVSREVNWVSWARPDAPFRAEVQIRYKTTPAPSTVTPTEDGFRIDFDEGQFAASPGQVAAVYVGDVLVAGGVIAVS; this is translated from the coding sequence AGCGGGACACGAGCTGGTCGGGGTCACCTCGCTCAACTACGCCGAGTCTCGCTGCTGCGACGCACGCTCCGTCTTCGAGGCCAAGCGCGTCGCCGAGTTCTTGGGCTTCCCGTACCACACCATCGACCTGATCCTGCCCTTCAAGCAGCGGGTGGTGGACGCCTTCACCGAAGGCTACCAGGCGGGCCTCACCCCCAACCCCTGCACCATCTGCAACGCCGAGGTCCGCTTCGAGGAGCTCTTCGACGAGGCCGAGTGGCGCTTCGAGGCCGAAGCGATCGCGACCGGCCACTACGCCCGGGTGCGCTACAGCGAGGAGCACGGTCGTCACCAGCTCTTGCGCGGGGTGGATGCGAGCAAGGACCAGTCCTACATGCTCTACCGCCTCGACCAGCGCCAGCTCGCGCGTGCCATCTTCCCGCTCGGCGAGCTCCACAAGACCGAGACCCGCGCCATCGCCGAGAAGATCGGCCTCGAAGTCGCCAAGAAGGCCGATAGCCAAGACGTATGCTTCGTCATGGGCGACACCCTGGGCTTTATCAAGCGCGAGATCGGCGATCGCCTCTCGCCGGGCCCCATCGTGGACACCGAGGGCAAGCGCCTCGGCACCCACGAGGGCATCGCCTACTACACCGTCGGCCAGCGTAAGGGCCTGGGCATCACCAGCGCCCAGCCCATGTACGTGGTGCGGCTCGAGCCTGCGACCAACACCGTGGTGGTGGGCCCCCGTGAGGCGGTCCTGGTCGATTCGCTCGTCTCGCGCGAGGTCAACTGGGTCTCGTGGGCCCGACCCGACGCCCCCTTCCGGGCCGAGGTCCAGATCCGCTACAAGACGACACCCGCCCCCTCGACCGTCACCCCCACCGAGGACGGCTTCCGGATCGACTTCGACGAGGGCCAGTTCGCGGCCTCTCCCGGCCAGGTGGCTGCGGTCTACGTGGGGGACGTGCTGGTAGCAGGCGGCGTGATCGCTGTTTCCTGA
- a CDS encoding pseudouridine synthase, with protein MAAFRYLMLNKPYDVQSQFSGDDPVQTLRGYVQVPGVYPVGRLDKDSEGLLLLTDDGGLSHRLTDPRYEHPKTYLVQVERIPDEAALHALRTGVVFEGKQSRPAEFELLDAPPDLPERPVPVRFRKNVPTAWLKVVLREGRNRQIRKMTAAVGFPTLRIYRVGLGGLSLGALPPGAWRELSSEEVAALRALSRPPSGGRRRRR; from the coding sequence ATGGCCGCATTCCGCTACCTCATGCTCAACAAGCCCTATGACGTCCAGAGCCAATTCTCGGGCGACGACCCCGTCCAGACCCTCAGGGGCTACGTCCAGGTCCCGGGCGTCTACCCGGTCGGCCGTCTCGACAAGGACTCGGAAGGCCTCCTGCTCTTGACCGACGACGGGGGGCTTTCGCACCGGCTCACCGACCCGCGCTACGAGCATCCCAAGACCTACCTGGTCCAGGTCGAGCGCATTCCCGACGAGGCCGCGCTCCACGCGCTGCGCACCGGGGTCGTCTTCGAGGGCAAGCAAAGCCGCCCGGCGGAGTTCGAGCTGCTGGACGCGCCGCCGGATCTTCCCGAACGGCCGGTGCCGGTGCGTTTCCGCAAGAACGTGCCCACCGCCTGGCTCAAGGTAGTGCTGCGCGAAGGACGCAACCGCCAGATTCGCAAGATGACCGCCGCGGTGGGGTTTCCGACCCTGCGCATCTACCGGGTGGGGCTCGGGGGCCTCAGTCTCGGGGCGCTGCCCCCCGGCGCCTGGCGCGAGCTGAGCTCCGAGGAGGTCGCCGCCCTCCGCGCCCTCTCGCGCCCCCCGTCAGGTGGCCGGCGGCGTCGCCGGTAG
- a CDS encoding HAMP domain-containing protein, with amino-acid sequence MQTPDSKGKRLLVLAAFAGLACLVNLFPVPLLPGIHFVLGSAVVMVAAIVGGPWWGLVAGMASALPTLVYWADPPALLRYGFEGFFVGALARRWSPLVSAPLFWLVFGIPSEVALTDGWPLSDTVRFALFAVGFKQLLNALICATLAETLLLVPPVRRWLRGAISGAYLPAMTLRKLVLILAMLAASIPILVLTATGSREFGELWGQRAEAIAQNTASEAALAIQRRFANDGAASQPEDLKAELEARLAEDPTHSVASFALVAGDGRVLVTVGNPLPEALVRRLPFAGPQGTVSIAAGTKNQPVFLQELDVVRGAYVTLVRGPWQVVAVIDHQVLLQEVTRRLSNALIVLAVLLACALVLARLMTPLLTRPLGRLRQALHAVADGDLSTRAGREELVEIDDLGQSFNATTSRLEENVHALQEANEKLQRAMARLTELDKVKWTFLNAVSHDLRIPLTSIVGYAEFLQEGMGGKLGDEQLQFVDQILKSSDYMTRLLNELLDFARLEAGRFKIEPTEFDYGPFLQETCAKFEYEAERKGLTLSVEPPSAPITLVADPDRLIQVLNNLLSNAIKFTPTGGRITVKACKEADGRTRTEVNDTGLGIPPEAVPHLFDQFFQTEAGKKAGGTGLGLPIVRTIVEAHGGEVGVDSAPGKGSSFWFTLPATPPAT; translated from the coding sequence ATGCAAACGCCGGACTCGAAAGGAAAGCGCCTCCTCGTTTTGGCCGCCTTCGCCGGTCTCGCCTGCCTGGTCAACCTCTTTCCCGTCCCGCTTTTGCCCGGTATCCACTTCGTGCTCGGCAGCGCGGTGGTCATGGTGGCAGCTATCGTGGGTGGGCCCTGGTGGGGGCTGGTCGCGGGCATGGCCTCGGCCCTTCCGACGCTCGTCTACTGGGCGGATCCGCCCGCCCTGTTGCGCTATGGCTTCGAGGGCTTCTTCGTCGGCGCCCTGGCGCGCCGCTGGTCGCCGCTGGTCTCGGCGCCGCTCTTCTGGCTCGTGTTCGGGATTCCCTCCGAGGTGGCGCTCACCGACGGGTGGCCCCTCTCGGACACCGTCCGCTTCGCGCTGTTCGCGGTGGGCTTCAAGCAACTGCTCAACGCCCTGATCTGCGCGACACTCGCCGAGACCCTCCTGCTCGTTCCGCCGGTGCGCCGCTGGCTCCGTGGCGCCATCAGCGGTGCCTACCTGCCGGCGATGACCCTGCGCAAGCTGGTCTTGATCCTCGCGATGCTCGCCGCGAGCATCCCGATCCTGGTACTGACGGCGACCGGCTCGCGCGAGTTCGGCGAGCTCTGGGGGCAGCGGGCCGAGGCGATCGCGCAGAACACGGCGAGCGAGGCGGCGCTTGCGATCCAGCGCCGCTTCGCGAACGACGGGGCGGCCTCGCAGCCGGAAGACTTGAAGGCGGAGCTCGAAGCGCGCCTCGCGGAGGATCCCACGCATTCGGTCGCATCCTTTGCCCTCGTGGCGGGGGATGGGCGCGTGCTTGTGACCGTCGGGAACCCCTTGCCCGAGGCCTTGGTCCGCCGGCTGCCCTTCGCCGGCCCGCAGGGGACCGTCTCGATCGCGGCCGGAACAAAGAACCAGCCGGTTTTCTTGCAGGAGCTGGACGTGGTGCGGGGCGCCTACGTCACCCTCGTGCGGGGGCCGTGGCAGGTCGTCGCCGTGATCGACCACCAGGTGCTGCTCCAAGAAGTCACGCGCCGCTTGAGTAACGCGCTCATCGTGCTTGCGGTCCTCCTGGCCTGCGCGCTCGTGCTCGCCAGGCTCATGACCCCCTTGCTCACTCGACCTTTGGGCCGCCTGCGCCAGGCCCTCCACGCCGTGGCGGACGGGGACCTCTCGACCCGGGCGGGGCGCGAGGAGCTTGTCGAGATCGACGACCTGGGGCAGAGCTTCAATGCCACCACTTCGCGCCTAGAGGAGAACGTCCACGCCCTTCAGGAGGCCAACGAGAAGCTCCAGCGCGCCATGGCCCGGCTCACCGAGCTCGACAAGGTGAAGTGGACCTTCCTCAACGCCGTCAGCCACGACCTGCGCATCCCGCTCACCTCGATCGTGGGCTACGCGGAGTTCCTGCAAGAGGGAATGGGCGGCAAGCTCGGCGACGAGCAGCTGCAATTCGTCGACCAGATCCTGAAGTCCAGCGACTACATGACCCGGCTGCTCAACGAGCTGCTGGACTTCGCCCGCCTCGAAGCCGGCCGCTTCAAGATCGAGCCGACCGAGTTCGATTACGGGCCCTTCCTGCAAGAGACGTGCGCCAAGTTCGAGTACGAGGCCGAGCGCAAGGGCTTGACGCTCTCGGTCGAGCCGCCGAGCGCGCCCATCACCCTCGTGGCGGATCCGGACCGCCTGATCCAGGTGCTCAACAACCTGCTCTCCAACGCCATCAAGTTCACGCCCACGGGCGGGCGGATCACGGTGAAGGCCTGCAAGGAGGCCGACGGTCGGACCCGGACCGAGGTAAACGACACGGGCCTCGGCATCCCCCCCGAGGCTGTCCCCCACCTCTTCGACCAGTTCTTCCAGACCGAGGCCGGCAAGAAGGCCGGCGGCACGGGCCTCGGTCTGCCCATCGTCCGGACCATCGTGGAGGCCCACGGCGGCGAGGTCGGCGTCGACAGCGCGCCGGGCAAGGGCAGCTCTTTCTGGTTCACCCTACCGGCGACGCCGCCGGCCACCTGA
- a CDS encoding NUDIX hydrolase, which produces MAKVKHQVSSGGVVFRRHEDRIEIALIAIRGGRVWALPKGRVEAGETLEQTARREIFEETGIEGEVIDRLSTISYWFYAKEEEVKVHKTVHFYLLRYVSGEATDACEEVDEARWWSLEETLPILTYKSERETVEKAIARLRERGELPAQGFRI; this is translated from the coding sequence TTGGCCAAGGTCAAGCACCAGGTATCCTCTGGCGGCGTGGTTTTTCGCCGGCACGAGGATCGCATCGAGATCGCGCTCATCGCCATCCGCGGCGGGCGCGTCTGGGCGCTGCCCAAGGGACGCGTCGAAGCCGGCGAAACGCTCGAGCAGACCGCCCGGCGCGAGATCTTCGAGGAAACCGGCATCGAGGGCGAGGTCATCGACCGCCTTTCCACCATCTCCTACTGGTTCTACGCCAAGGAGGAAGAGGTCAAGGTCCACAAGACCGTTCACTTCTACCTGTTGCGCTACGTGAGCGGCGAGGCGACCGATGCCTGCGAAGAGGTAGACGAGGCTCGCTGGTGGTCGCTCGAAGAGACCTTGCCCATCCTCACCTACAAGAGCGAGCGTGAGACCGTCGAGAAGGCGATCGCCCGCCTGCGCGAGCGTGGCGAGCTGCCCGCCCAGGGCTTCCGGATCTAG
- a CDS encoding SDR family oxidoreductase, with product MNLTSLKGRTALVTGASSGLGSDFARHLAEAGCHLVLTARREELLKALQQELSERHGVRVEVVALDLGAPGAPDQLYERLAADGIEIDVLVNNAGFGLYGDFLDIPWERERAMLELDILALVHLTKRFAKDMVARKFGYILQVSSIGAYQPTPTYASYSAAKSFVLSFGEALNHELKGTGVSCTVLSPGVTATAFLEVSGQAPTFYQRLAMMRSPEVTRIGLQALLRRQSSVVPGLLNAVTAWSTRLMPRPFAAAVAHRLMR from the coding sequence ATGAATCTCACCAGCCTCAAGGGTAGGACCGCGCTCGTGACGGGCGCCTCGAGCGGGCTCGGCAGCGACTTCGCGCGCCACCTGGCCGAGGCGGGCTGCCACCTGGTCCTCACGGCCCGACGCGAAGAGCTGCTCAAGGCCTTACAGCAAGAGCTCAGCGAGCGCCACGGCGTCAGGGTCGAGGTCGTCGCGCTCGACCTCGGCGCGCCGGGCGCCCCGGACCAGCTCTACGAGCGCCTCGCAGCGGACGGCATCGAAATCGACGTGCTCGTCAACAACGCGGGCTTCGGACTCTACGGCGACTTCCTGGACATCCCCTGGGAGCGCGAGCGCGCCATGCTGGAGCTCGACATCCTCGCCCTGGTGCATCTCACCAAGCGATTCGCCAAGGACATGGTCGCGCGCAAGTTCGGCTATATCCTCCAGGTGAGCTCGATCGGGGCCTACCAGCCCACTCCGACCTACGCCAGCTACTCGGCGGCCAAGAGCTTCGTGCTCAGCTTCGGCGAGGCGCTCAACCACGAGCTCAAGGGCACCGGCGTCTCCTGCACCGTCCTCTCGCCAGGCGTCACGGCCACCGCCTTCCTCGAGGTCTCGGGCCAGGCCCCCACCTTCTACCAGCGCCTGGCCATGATGCGGAGCCCCGAGGTCACGCGCATCGGCCTGCAAGCGCTGCTGCGCCGCCAGTCCAGCGTCGTGCCCGGCCTCTTGAACGCCGTGACGGCGTGGTCCACCCGCCTGATGCCCCGACCGTTCGCCGCCGCCGTCGCCCACCGCCTGATGCGCTAG